Part of the Pseudomonas sp. ADAK13 genome is shown below.
TGTCGGTAAAACCGAAATCGCCCGACGCCTGGCCAAGCTGGCCAACGCGCCGTTCATCAAGGTCGAAGCCACCAAGTTCACCGAAGTCGGCTATGTAGGCCGTGACGTCGAGTCGATCATTCGTGACCTGGCCGACGCCGCCCTGAAACTGCTGCGCGAACAGGAAATGACCAAGGTCAGCCATCGTGCCGAAGACGCTGCCGAAGAACGCATCCTCGACGCCCTGCTGCCACCGGCACGCATGGGCTTCAACGAAGACGCCGCGCCGAGCTCGGATTCCAACACCCGTCAGCTGTTCCGCAAGCGCCTGCGTGAAGGCCAGCTGGATGACAAGGAAATCGAGATCGAAGTCGCCGAAGTCTCCGGTGTCGACATCTCCGCACCGCCTGGCATGGAAGAAATGACCAGCCAGCTGCAGAACCTGTTCGCCAACATGGGCAAGGGCAAGAAGAAAAGCCGCAAGCTCAAGGTCAAGGACGCGCTGAAACTGGTGCGTGACGAAGAGGCCGGGCGTCTGGTCAACGAGGAAGAACTCAAGGCCAAGGCCCTCGAGGCGGTCGAGCAACACGGCATCGTGTTTATCGACGAGATCGACAAGGTCGCCAAGCGCGGTAACTCCGGCGGGGTCGATGTGTCCCGCGAGGGCGTACAGCGCGACCTGCTGCCGCTGATCGAAGGCTGCACGGTGAACACCAAGCTGGGCATGGTCAAGACCGACCACATCCTGTTTATCGCCTCCGGTGCGTTCCACCTGAGCAAGCCAAGCGACCTGGTGCCGGAGCTGCAAGGCCGTCTGCCGATTCGGGTTGAGCTGAAAGCACTGACACCGGGCGATTTCGAACGCATCCTCAGCGAGCCGCATGCGTCGCTGACCGAGCAATACCGCGAGCTGCTGAAAACCGAAGGCCTGGGGATAGAGTTCCTGCCGGACGGTATCAAGCGTCTGGCGGAGATTGCCTGGCAGGTCAACGAGAAGACCGAAAACATCGGCGCCCGTCGCCTGCACACCCTGCTTGAGCGCCTGCTGGAGGAAGTGTCCTTCAGTGCCGGCGACATGGCGGGCGCGCAGAACGGCGAGGCGATCAAGATCGACGCCGACTACGTCAATAGCCACTTGGGCGAATTGGCGCAGAACGAAGATCTGTCTCGTTATATCCTGTAGGTCATGTGAACCCCCTGCAGGAGCCCGGCTTGCCGGCGATGGCGACCTTGAAATCGCCATCGCCGGCAAGCCGGGCTCCTGCATGATCTGCTCGGATCCCGTCATGACCAAACTACCTACCGCCATCAACCTGCACAAAGCCTCCAGGACCCTGGGCCTTACCTACGGTCCCGACGAGGTCTATCAGCTGCCCGCCGAATT
Proteins encoded:
- the hslU gene encoding ATP-dependent protease ATPase subunit HslU, producing MSMTPREIVHELNRHIIGQDDAKRAVAIALRNRWRRMQLPEELRVEVTPKNILMIGPTGVGKTEIARRLAKLANAPFIKVEATKFTEVGYVGRDVESIIRDLADAALKLLREQEMTKVSHRAEDAAEERILDALLPPARMGFNEDAAPSSDSNTRQLFRKRLREGQLDDKEIEIEVAEVSGVDISAPPGMEEMTSQLQNLFANMGKGKKKSRKLKVKDALKLVRDEEAGRLVNEEELKAKALEAVEQHGIVFIDEIDKVAKRGNSGGVDVSREGVQRDLLPLIEGCTVNTKLGMVKTDHILFIASGAFHLSKPSDLVPELQGRLPIRVELKALTPGDFERILSEPHASLTEQYRELLKTEGLGIEFLPDGIKRLAEIAWQVNEKTENIGARRLHTLLERLLEEVSFSAGDMAGAQNGEAIKIDADYVNSHLGELAQNEDLSRYIL